In Fusobacterium hwasookii, a single window of DNA contains:
- the gyrA gene encoding DNA gyrase subunit A, translated as MSNVDNRYIEEELKESYLDYSMSVIVSRALPDVRDGLKPVHRRILFAMNEMGMTNDKPFKKSARIVGEVLGKYHPHGDSAVYGTMVRMAQDFNYRYLLVEGHGNFGSIDGDSAAAMRYTEARMEKITAELLEDIDKDTIDWRKNFDDSLDEPTVLPAKLPNLLLNGAIGIAVGMATNIPPHNLGELVDGILAVIDNKDIEILELMNYIKGPDFPTGAIIDGRAGIIEAYKTGRGKIKVRGKVDIEEQKNGKANIIVSEIPYQLNKANLIEKIANLVKEKKITEISDLRDESNREGIRIVIEVKKGEEPELVLNKLYKYTDLQSTFGVIMLSLVNNVPRILNLKEMLNEYIKHRFDVITRRTAFDLDKAEKRAHILKGYQIALENIDRIIELIRASSDGTVAREQLIEKYAFTDIQARSILDMKLQRLTGLEREKIDTEFREIEALIKELREVLEDNNKIYEIMKKELLELKEKYNDKRRTTIEEERMEILPEDLIKDEEIIITYTNKGYVKRIEASKYKAQRRGGRGVSALNTIEDDYAEKIISASTLDTIMVFTDKGKVYNIRAYEIPDLSKQSRGRLLSNIINLSEGEKVRDTLVIKEFASEKEIVFITKNGLIKKTSLGEFKNINNSGLIAIKTREDDDIIFVGLIEDVNKEEILIATHDGYCTRFLTDTIRATGRSTQGVKAITLREGDAVVSAMLIKNPETDILTITENGYGKRTSLDEYPQYNRGGKGVINLKASEKTGKVVSVLEVNEDEELMCITSNGIVIRTSISEISRIGRATQGVRIMKVADDEKVAAITKIKKEEELED; from the coding sequence ATGTCAAATGTTGATAATAGATACATTGAAGAAGAGTTAAAAGAATCTTACTTAGACTACTCGATGAGTGTTATAGTAAGTAGAGCTTTACCAGATGTAAGAGATGGATTAAAGCCAGTTCATAGAAGAATTCTATTTGCAATGAATGAAATGGGAATGACTAATGACAAACCATTTAAGAAATCTGCCAGAATCGTTGGAGAAGTTCTAGGTAAGTATCACCCTCATGGAGATTCAGCAGTATATGGAACTATGGTAAGAATGGCACAAGATTTCAACTATAGGTATTTACTTGTTGAAGGGCATGGAAACTTTGGTTCTATTGATGGAGATTCAGCAGCAGCAATGAGATATACAGAAGCAAGAATGGAAAAGATAACTGCTGAATTATTAGAAGATATAGATAAAGATACTATTGATTGGAGAAAAAACTTTGATGACTCCTTAGATGAACCAACGGTGTTACCAGCTAAGTTACCTAATTTATTATTAAATGGAGCAATAGGAATAGCAGTTGGGATGGCAACTAATATACCACCTCATAATTTAGGAGAATTAGTTGATGGAATACTAGCAGTTATTGATAATAAAGATATAGAAATTTTAGAACTTATGAACTATATCAAAGGACCAGATTTTCCAACAGGAGCTATAATTGATGGTAGAGCTGGAATTATAGAAGCCTATAAGACTGGTAGAGGAAAAATAAAAGTAAGAGGAAAAGTAGATATAGAAGAGCAAAAAAATGGAAAAGCAAATATAATAGTAAGTGAGATTCCATATCAATTAAATAAAGCTAATTTAATTGAAAAAATTGCTAATTTAGTTAAAGAAAAGAAAATAACTGAAATCTCAGATTTAAGAGATGAGTCAAATAGAGAAGGAATAAGAATAGTAATTGAAGTTAAAAAAGGTGAAGAACCTGAGTTAGTTTTAAATAAACTATATAAGTATACAGATTTACAAAGTACTTTTGGGGTTATAATGCTTTCTTTGGTAAATAATGTACCAAGAATTTTAAACCTAAAAGAGATGTTAAATGAATATATCAAACATAGATTTGATGTTATAACAAGAAGAACAGCATTTGACTTAGATAAAGCAGAAAAAAGAGCTCATATTTTAAAAGGATATCAAATAGCTTTAGAAAATATTGATAGAATAATTGAACTTATAAGAGCATCTTCTGATGGTACAGTTGCTAGAGAACAATTAATAGAAAAATATGCTTTTACAGATATTCAAGCTAGATCAATACTTGATATGAAATTACAAAGATTGACAGGTTTGGAAAGAGAAAAAATAGATACAGAATTTAGAGAAATAGAAGCTTTAATAAAAGAATTAAGAGAAGTTCTTGAAGATAACAATAAAATATATGAAATTATGAAAAAAGAATTGTTAGAGCTTAAAGAAAAATATAATGATAAAAGAAGAACAACAATTGAAGAAGAAAGAATGGAAATTCTTCCAGAAGATTTAATAAAAGATGAGGAAATAATTATTACATATACTAATAAAGGTTATGTAAAGAGAATAGAAGCAAGTAAGTATAAAGCACAAAGAAGAGGTGGAAGAGGAGTTTCTGCATTAAACACAATAGAAGATGACTATGCAGAAAAAATTATTTCTGCTTCAACTCTTGATACAATAATGGTTTTCACAGATAAAGGAAAGGTGTATAATATAAGAGCCTATGAAATTCCAGATTTATCTAAACAATCAAGAGGAAGATTACTAAGCAATATAATAAATCTTTCAGAAGGTGAAAAAGTTAGAGATACTCTAGTTATAAAAGAATTTGCATCTGAAAAGGAGATTGTGTTTATAACTAAAAATGGTTTAATAAAGAAAACTTCACTTGGAGAATTTAAAAATATAAATAATTCAGGTTTAATTGCTATAAAGACAAGAGAAGATGATGATATTATCTTTGTTGGACTTATAGAAGATGTAAATAAAGAAGAAATTTTAATAGCAACTCATGATGGATATTGTACAAGATTTTTAACTGATACAATAAGAGCTACTGGAAGAAGTACACAAGGAGTAAAAGCTATAACTCTTAGAGAAGGAGATGCTGTTGTTTCAGCTATGCTTATAAAAAATCCTGAAACAGATATATTAACTATAACTGAAAATGGATATGGAAAGAGAACAAGCCTTGATGAATATCCTCAATATAATAGAGGTGGAAAAGGAGTTATAAATCTAAAAGCTAGTGAAAAAACAGGTAAGGTTGTTTCAGTATTAGAAGTTAATGAAGATGAAGAGCTTATGTGCATTACTTCTAATGGAATAGTTATTAGAACTTCTATAAGTGAAATTTCTCGTATTGGTAGAGCAACACAAGGTGTCAGAATAATGAAAGTTGCAGATGATGAAAAAGTTGCAGCTATTACAAAAATTAAAAAAGAAGAAGAGTTAGAAGATTAG
- a CDS encoding metallophosphoesterase: protein MKKILVLSDSHSYFDEVLKIFEKEKPDIVIGAGDGIKDIDDLSYVHPEAKYYMVKGNCDYFDRNHNEENLFEIDGVKIFLTHGHLYDVKRSLSSIKVIGEKLNVSLIIFGHTHKPYIEKYGDITLFNPGATEDGRYGVIILENKNIQLFHKQL from the coding sequence ATGAAGAAAATTCTAGTCTTATCAGATTCACATTCATACTTTGATGAGGTTTTAAAAATTTTTGAAAAAGAAAAACCAGATATTGTTATAGGAGCTGGGGATGGAATTAAAGATATAGATGATTTATCTTATGTCCATCCTGAAGCAAAATACTATATGGTAAAAGGAAATTGTGATTATTTTGATAGGAATCACAATGAAGAAAATCTTTTTGAGATAGATGGAGTAAAAATATTTTTAACACATGGACATCTTTATGATGTAAAAAGAAGTCTAAGTTCTATAAAAGTAATAGGAGAGAAGTTAAATGTTTCTCTAATTATATTTGGGCATACTCATAAACCATATATAGAAAAATATGGAGATATAACTTTATTCAATCCAGGTGCAACAGAAGACGGTAGATATGGTGTTATTATTTTAGAAAATAAGAATATACAGTTATTTCACAAACAGTTATAG
- the pheS gene encoding phenylalanine--tRNA ligase subunit alpha: MKEEILKVKEEIQNYIKESKTLQKLEEIRVNYMGKKGIFTELSKKMKDLSAEERPKIGQIINEVKEKINALLDEKNKDLKEKELNEKLESEIIDISLPGTKYNYGTIHPINETMELMKNIFSKMGFDIVDGPEIETVEYNFDALNIPKTHPSRDLTDTFYLNDSIVLRTQTSPVQIRYMLEHGTPFRMICPGKVYRPDYDISHTPMFHQMEGLVVGKDISFADLKGILTHFVKEVFADRKVRFRPHFFPFTEPSAEMDVECMICHGDGCRLCKESGWIEIMGCGMVDPEVLKYVGLNPDEVNGFAFGVGIERVTMLRHGIGDLRAFFENDMRFLKQFK; this comes from the coding sequence ATGAAAGAAGAAATTCTAAAAGTTAAGGAAGAAATACAAAACTATATAAAAGAATCTAAAACTCTTCAAAAACTTGAAGAAATTAGAGTAAATTATATGGGTAAAAAAGGAATTTTTACAGAATTATCTAAGAAAATGAAAGACCTTTCAGCAGAAGAAAGACCTAAGATTGGACAAATAATAAATGAAGTAAAAGAAAAAATAAATGCTTTATTAGATGAAAAAAATAAAGATTTAAAAGAAAAAGAGTTAAATGAAAAATTAGAAAGTGAAATAATTGATATCAGTTTACCAGGAACAAAATATAACTATGGTACTATACACCCTATCAATGAAACAATGGAGCTTATGAAAAATATCTTCTCAAAAATGGGATTTGATATTGTAGATGGACCAGAAATAGAAACTGTTGAGTATAACTTTGATGCTTTAAATATACCAAAGACACATCCATCAAGAGATTTAACTGATACATTTTATTTGAATGATTCTATTGTTTTGAGAACTCAAACATCACCAGTTCAAATAAGATATATGCTTGAACATGGTACTCCATTTAGAATGATTTGCCCTGGAAAAGTGTACAGACCAGACTATGATATATCACATACACCAATGTTTCATCAAATGGAAGGTTTAGTTGTTGGGAAAGACATATCATTTGCAGATTTAAAAGGAATCTTAACTCACTTTGTAAAAGAAGTTTTTGCAGATAGAAAAGTGAGATTTAGACCACATTTCTTCCCATTCACAGAACCTAGTGCTGAAATGGATGTTGAATGTATGATTTGCCATGGAGATGGTTGTAGACTTTGTAAAGAAAGTGGTTGGATAGAAATAATGGGTTGTGGAATGGTAGACCCAGAAGTTCTAAAATATGTTGGACTTAATCCTGATGAAGTAAATGGTTTTGCTTTTGGAGTTGGAATAGAACGTGTAACTATGCTTAGACATGGTATTGGGGACTTGAGAGCATTTTTTGAAAATGATATGAGGTTTTTAAAACAATTTAAGTAG
- the pheT gene encoding phenylalanine--tRNA ligase subunit beta: protein MLISLNWLKQYVDIKESIDEIANALTMIGQEVEAIDIQGKDLDNVVVGQIVEFDKHPNSDRLTLLKVNVGEEVLQIICGATNHKLNDKVVVAKIGAVLPGNFKIKKSKIRDVESFGMLCSEAELGFAKESEGIIILPEDAPIGTEYREYMGLNDVIFELEITPNRPDCLSHIGIAREVAAYYNRKVKYPMVQMTETIESLNAMVKVDIDDKDRCKRYMGRVIKNVKVQESPAWLKSRIRAMGLNPINNIVDITNFVMFEYNQPMHAFDLDKLEGNITIRAAKENEEITTLDGVDRVLKNGELVIADDEKAIAIAGVIGGQNTQIDEETKNVFVEVAYFTPENIRKTSRELGIFTDSAYRNERGMDVENLSNVMSRAVSLIAEVAGGEILSEVIDKYVEKPKRAEISLNLEKLNKFIGKKLTYDEVGKILTHLDIELEPLGDGTILLIPPSYRADLTRPADIYEEVIRMYGFDNIEAKMPIMSIESGEENVNFKMSRIVREILKELGLNEVINYSFIPKFTKEVFNFGDEVIEIKNPLSEDMAIMRPTLLYSLITNVRDNINRNQTDLKLFEISKTFKNLGAEEKNGLAIEELKIAIILSGREDKNLWNQAKTDYNFYDLKGYLEFLFERLNVTKYSLTRLKDNNFHPGASAEIKIGEDSIGVFGELHPNLVNYFGIKREKLFFAELNLTKLLKYIKIKVNYESISKYPEVLRDLAITLDRDTLVGDMIKEIKKKVALIEKIDIFDVYSGDKIDKDKKSVAMSIVLRDKNRTLTDEDIDTAMNTILTLVKDKYNGEIRK from the coding sequence ATGTTAATTTCATTAAATTGGCTAAAACAATATGTGGATATAAAAGAAAGTATTGATGAAATAGCTAATGCACTTACTATGATAGGACAAGAAGTGGAAGCTATTGATATTCAAGGTAAAGACTTAGATAATGTTGTAGTTGGACAAATAGTTGAGTTTGATAAACATCCAAACTCAGATAGATTAACTCTATTAAAAGTTAATGTAGGAGAAGAAGTATTACAAATAATATGTGGTGCAACTAATCATAAATTAAATGATAAGGTAGTTGTTGCTAAAATAGGAGCAGTATTACCAGGAAATTTTAAAATTAAAAAAAGTAAGATAAGAGATGTAGAATCATTTGGAATGTTATGTTCTGAGGCTGAGTTAGGTTTTGCAAAAGAAAGTGAAGGAATAATAATTCTTCCAGAAGATGCTCCAATTGGAACAGAATATAGAGAATATATGGGATTAAATGATGTAATATTTGAATTAGAAATTACACCTAATAGACCAGACTGTTTATCTCATATAGGTATAGCAAGAGAAGTTGCAGCATATTACAATAGAAAAGTTAAATATCCTATGGTACAAATGACTGAAACTATTGAATCACTGAATGCTATGGTGAAAGTAGATATTGATGATAAAGATAGATGTAAGAGATATATGGGTAGAGTGATTAAGAATGTAAAAGTTCAAGAATCACCAGCTTGGTTAAAATCAAGAATAAGAGCCATGGGACTTAATCCTATAAATAATATAGTTGATATAACAAACTTTGTTATGTTTGAATATAATCAACCAATGCATGCCTTTGATTTAGATAAACTAGAAGGAAATATAACAATAAGAGCTGCTAAGGAAAATGAAGAAATTACAACTCTTGATGGAGTAGATAGAGTATTAAAAAATGGTGAGCTTGTTATAGCTGACGATGAAAAAGCAATAGCAATTGCAGGTGTAATTGGTGGACAAAATACTCAAATAGATGAAGAAACAAAAAATGTTTTTGTTGAAGTTGCATATTTTACACCAGAAAATATTAGAAAAACTTCAAGAGAATTAGGAATTTTTACAGATTCTGCTTATAGAAACGAAAGAGGAATGGATGTAGAAAATCTTAGCAATGTAATGTCAAGAGCAGTGTCTTTAATTGCAGAAGTTGCAGGTGGAGAAATTTTATCAGAAGTTATTGATAAATATGTAGAAAAACCTAAAAGAGCTGAAATATCATTAAATTTAGAAAAATTAAATAAATTTATTGGAAAAAAACTAACTTATGATGAAGTTGGAAAAATTTTAACTCACCTAGATATTGAACTAGAACCATTAGGTGATGGAACTATTCTATTGATTCCACCTAGTTACAGAGCAGATTTAACAAGACCAGCAGATATCTACGAAGAAGTAATTAGAATGTATGGTTTTGATAATATAGAAGCTAAGATGCCTATTATGAGTATAGAATCAGGTGAAGAAAATGTAAACTTTAAAATGTCAAGAATAGTTAGAGAAATTTTAAAGGAATTAGGTTTAAATGAAGTTATAAACTATAGTTTCATACCAAAATTTACAAAGGAAGTATTTAATTTTGGAGATGAAGTTATAGAAATAAAAAATCCTTTAAGTGAAGATATGGCTATAATGAGACCTACTTTACTATATAGTTTAATAACTAATGTAAGAGATAATATAAACAGAAATCAAACAGATTTGAAACTATTTGAAATAAGTAAAACTTTTAAAAACCTTGGAGCAGAAGAAAAAAATGGACTTGCTATTGAAGAATTGAAAATAGCTATTATTTTATCTGGTAGAGAAGATAAAAATTTATGGAATCAAGCAAAAACAGACTATAATTTCTATGACTTAAAAGGTTATTTAGAATTTTTGTTTGAAAGATTAAATGTAACAAAATATTCTTTAACAAGATTAAAAGATAATAATTTCCATCCAGGAGCAAGTGCTGAAATAAAAATAGGTGAAGACAGTATAGGAGTATTTGGAGAACTTCATCCTAATTTAGTAAATTATTTTGGTATAAAAAGAGAAAAATTATTTTTTGCTGAACTTAATTTAACAAAATTATTAAAATATATTAAAATAAAAGTAAATTATGAAAGTATAAGTAAATATCCTGAAGTATTAAGAGATTTAGCTATAACATTAGATAGAGATACCTTAGTTGGAGATATGATAAAAGAAATCAAAAAGAAAGTAGCACTTATTGAAAAAATAGATATCTTTGATGTATACTCAGGAGATAAGATTGATAAGGATAAGAAATCTGTTGCAATGAGCATAGTATTAAGAGATAAAAATAGAACTCTTACAGATGAAGATATAGACACAGCCATGAATACTATTCTTACACTTGTAAAAGATAAATATAATGGAGAAATAAGAAAGTAA
- a CDS encoding toxin-antitoxin system YwqK family antitoxin produces the protein MKKLLAALFLLGSMLAFAAGEQRVPMEKMELNQQTSLVYLQGQQTPFTGIVEKKYASGKVEATMEFKDGKLNGKTLVYNETGKLKTEENYVNGALEGVSKSFYANGSVEFETTFRNNVKEGIEKHYSPSGRVETEVLFKNDVANGIAKQYNPEGKLEYETMIINGKREGLSKKFYPSGKLLSEVNFKNDKEEGIMKAYFETGKLQLEIPYKNGQVDGLVKRYDENGQVVEQATFKNGQEVKTK, from the coding sequence ATGAAAAAGTTATTGGCAGCTTTATTTTTATTAGGTTCAATGTTAGCATTTGCAGCAGGTGAACAAAGAGTTCCTATGGAAAAAATGGAGCTTAATCAACAAACTTCATTAGTGTATCTTCAAGGACAACAAACACCATTTACTGGTATAGTTGAAAAGAAATATGCAAGTGGAAAAGTTGAAGCTACTATGGAATTCAAAGATGGAAAATTAAATGGAAAGACATTAGTTTACAATGAAACTGGAAAATTAAAAACAGAAGAAAATTATGTAAATGGAGCATTAGAAGGTGTGTCAAAATCTTTCTATGCTAATGGTTCAGTTGAATTTGAAACTACTTTTAGAAATAATGTAAAAGAAGGTATTGAAAAACATTATTCTCCTTCAGGAAGAGTTGAAACAGAAGTATTATTTAAAAATGATGTAGCAAATGGTATTGCAAAACAATATAATCCAGAAGGTAAATTAGAATATGAAACTATGATAATTAATGGAAAAAGAGAAGGACTATCTAAAAAATTCTATCCTAGTGGAAAATTATTAAGTGAAGTAAATTTCAAAAATGATAAAGAAGAAGGAATAATGAAAGCTTACTTTGAAACAGGAAAATTACAATTAGAAATTCCTTATAAAAATGGACAAGTAGATGGGCTTGTTAAAAGATATGATGAAAATGGACAAGTAGTTGAACAAGCAACATTTAAAAATGGTCAAGAAGTAAAAACAAAATAA
- a CDS encoding toxin-antitoxin system YwqK family antitoxin: MKKILLALLLVSSVLAFSEERKVSYEKMIMDDKTKISYVDGEKKPFTGIVERKYSNGKVEALLRFKDGKLNGKSTIYNSNGKLDAEENYVDGLLNGITRTFYEDGKVKEETNYKNRKLDGPAKRYYANSKIASEATFSNGVQVGTQKDYYENGQLKQEFSFKNGKKEGAFKQYHPNGKIKIEGNLKNDKLNGVAKSYDENGKLIEEVLFKDDVQVK, from the coding sequence ATGAAAAAAATATTATTAGCTTTATTATTAGTAAGTTCAGTATTAGCTTTTTCAGAAGAAAGAAAAGTTTCTTATGAAAAAATGATAATGGATGATAAAACTAAAATATCATATGTAGATGGTGAAAAAAAACCATTCACAGGAATAGTTGAAAGAAAATATTCAAATGGAAAAGTGGAAGCACTATTAAGATTTAAAGATGGAAAACTAAATGGAAAAAGTACTATATATAATAGTAATGGAAAATTAGATGCAGAAGAAAATTATGTAGATGGACTATTAAATGGCATAACTAGAACATTTTATGAAGATGGAAAAGTAAAAGAAGAAACTAATTATAAAAATAGAAAATTAGATGGACCAGCTAAAAGATACTATGCAAATAGTAAAATAGCATCAGAAGCAACTTTTTCTAATGGAGTTCAAGTAGGAACACAAAAAGATTATTATGAGAATGGACAATTAAAACAAGAATTTAGTTTTAAAAATGGTAAAAAAGAAGGAGCCTTTAAACAATATCATCCAAATGGTAAAATTAAAATAGAAGGAAATTTAAAAAATGACAAATTAAATGGAGTAGCAAAATCTTATGATGAAAATGGAAAATTAATAGAAGAAGTACTATTTAAAGACGATGTACAAGTAAAATAA
- a CDS encoding toxin-antitoxin system YwqK family antitoxin, which yields MKKLILGLFLVASALSFSAERKVQVEQVFKNANTDIVYVQGEETPYTGIIEIKFPNGKTQALMAYKNGVMHGKGITYYPSGKVWSKGNYKNGIEDGINIIYYENGNIEYEKNVSNNGRTVYEKHYFSSGKLDFEATYKDGQLDGVVKKYGENGQVIQQGTFKNGVQVK from the coding sequence ATGAAAAAATTAATATTAGGATTATTTTTAGTAGCTTCAGCTTTATCTTTTTCAGCGGAAAGAAAAGTTCAAGTAGAACAAGTTTTTAAAAATGCAAATACCGATATAGTATATGTTCAAGGAGAGGAAACTCCATATACTGGTATAATTGAAATTAAGTTTCCAAATGGTAAAACTCAAGCATTAATGGCATATAAAAATGGTGTAATGCATGGAAAAGGTATTACTTATTATCCAAGTGGAAAAGTATGGTCAAAAGGAAATTATAAAAATGGTATAGAAGATGGAATAAATATTATATATTATGAAAATGGTAATATAGAATATGAAAAAAATGTAAGTAATAATGGAAGAACAGTTTATGAGAAACATTATTTTTCATCAGGTAAATTAGATTTTGAAGCTACTTATAAAGATGGACAATTAGATGGGGTAGTTAAAAAATATGGAGAGAATGGACAAGTAATTCAACAAGGAACATTTAAAAATGGTGTACAAGTAAAATAA
- a CDS encoding alanine/glycine:cation symporter family protein: MSINEIIVSIDNFVWGMSLIILSLGSGLLFSITLKFPQIRLFKEMVRCSFKNKKGDAGLTPFQALSIAIGGRVGTGNITGTASAILFGGPGAVFWLCVMAIICSMSAYIESALAQVWKEKYNGEYAGGPTFYMNKGLKFKPAGVFYALLSVIFLIIFAGVQTNAFSSVAVASYNISPFIIAVIYTILLVLVIFGGAKAIANVADKVVPFMSISYVAVAILLILINITKVPAMFSLIIRSALSMDAVFGGIVGASISWGVRRGVFSNEAGLGTGAWVAGCADVSHPAKAGLSQAFSIFISLLICIATSLMILITDSYNVVGANGNYIVQNIVGDYDIFTTKSIDSVVSGFGSVFISLAMFLFTFTTIMAYSIYLNNINYFFFGGHTNKKNIKLISILINIAITILAFFGPLVKSSTIWSMASAMCGIISLINLISLILLYKPGIATLKDYERQLKMGIDPVFIPEECGIKDAELWNKIIEEDYSEELANYKKVFKE, encoded by the coding sequence ATGTCTATTAATGAAATAATTGTATCTATTGATAATTTTGTGTGGGGTATGTCTCTTATAATTTTATCATTGGGAAGTGGATTATTGTTTTCTATTACGTTAAAATTTCCACAGATTAGACTTTTTAAAGAGATGGTAAGGTGCTCTTTTAAAAACAAGAAGGGAGATGCTGGACTTACTCCATTTCAGGCTTTATCAATAGCTATTGGTGGACGTGTAGGAACTGGAAATATTACAGGGACTGCAAGTGCAATTTTATTTGGTGGACCTGGTGCTGTATTTTGGTTATGTGTAATGGCAATTATTTGCTCTATGTCTGCCTATATTGAATCAGCATTGGCACAGGTTTGGAAAGAAAAATATAATGGTGAGTATGCTGGTGGTCCAACGTTCTATATGAACAAAGGACTTAAATTTAAACCAGCAGGAGTCTTCTATGCCTTGTTAAGTGTAATCTTTTTAATTATATTTGCAGGAGTTCAAACTAATGCTTTTAGTTCTGTTGCAGTTGCAAGTTATAATATTTCTCCATTTATAATAGCTGTGATATATACAATTCTTTTAGTACTAGTTATTTTTGGTGGTGCAAAAGCAATAGCAAATGTTGCAGATAAAGTTGTACCTTTTATGTCTATTTCTTATGTTGCTGTTGCTATTTTGCTTATTTTAATTAATATAACAAAAGTCCCAGCTATGTTTTCTCTTATTATAAGATCTGCTTTAAGTATGGATGCTGTATTTGGTGGAATTGTAGGGGCTTCTATATCTTGGGGAGTTAGAAGAGGAGTTTTCTCAAATGAAGCTGGACTTGGTACAGGAGCTTGGGTTGCTGGTTGTGCAGATGTTTCTCATCCAGCTAAGGCAGGATTATCACAAGCTTTTTCAATTTTTATATCATTACTTATCTGTATTGCTACTTCTCTGATGATATTAATTACAGATAGTTATAATGTTGTAGGAGCTAATGGAAATTATATTGTTCAAAATATAGTAGGAGATTATGACATATTTACAACAAAATCTATTGATTCAGTTGTATCAGGATTTGGTTCAGTATTCATATCATTAGCAATGTTTTTATTTACCTTTACAACTATTATGGCATATTCTATATACTTAAATAATATTAACTATTTTTTCTTTGGTGGGCATACTAATAAAAAGAATATTAAACTGATAAGTATACTAATAAATATAGCAATAACAATATTAGCTTTTTTTGGACCATTGGTAAAATCTTCAACAATATGGAGTATGGCATCAGCAATGTGTGGAATTATATCTCTTATAAATTTGATATCTTTAATTTTATTATATAAACCTGGTATTGCAACTTTAAAAGATTATGAAAGACAATTAAAAATGGGAATTGACCCAGTATTTATACCTGAAGAATGTGGAATAAAAGATGCTGAACTATGGAATAAAATAATTGAAGAAGATTATAGTGAAGAATTAGCTAATTATAAAAAAGTATTCAAAGAATAA
- the galE gene encoding UDP-glucose 4-epimerase GalE yields the protein MSILVCGGAGYIGSHVVKYLLEKNEDVVVVDSLITGHVDAVDERAHLELGDLKDEEFLNRVFEKYQIDGVIDFAAFSLVGESVSEPLKYFENNFYGTLCLLKVMKNHNVDKIVFSSTAATYGEAENMPILETDRTEPTNPYGESKLAVEKMFKWCANAYGLKYTALRYFNVAGAHPSGEIGEAHTCETHLIPLILQVALGQREKIAIYGDDYPTPDGTCIRDYIHVMDLADAHYLALNRLRNGGDSQIFNLGNGEGFSVKEVIEVTRKVTGHPIPAEVSPRRAGDPARLIASSKKALDTLKWVPKYDKLEQIIETAWNWHKNHPNGYED from the coding sequence ATGTCTATATTAGTTTGTGGAGGAGCCGGCTATATTGGTAGCCATGTTGTTAAATATTTATTAGAAAAAAATGAAGATGTTGTTGTAGTTGATAGTTTAATCACAGGACATGTTGATGCTGTTGATGAAAGAGCCCATTTAGAGCTTGGAGATTTAAAAGATGAAGAATTTTTAAATAGAGTTTTTGAAAAATACCAAATAGACGGTGTTATAGATTTTGCTGCTTTCTCTTTAGTTGGAGAAAGTGTTAGTGAACCTTTAAAATATTTTGAAAATAATTTCTATGGTACTCTTTGCCTATTAAAAGTTATGAAAAATCATAATGTTGATAAAATAGTATTTTCTTCTACTGCTGCAACTTATGGTGAAGCTGAAAATATGCCTATACTTGAAACTGATAGAACAGAGCCTACTAATCCTTATGGAGAAAGTAAATTAGCTGTTGAAAAAATGTTTAAATGGTGTGCCAATGCCTATGGATTAAAATATACTGCTTTAAGATATTTCAATGTTGCTGGTGCACATCCAAGTGGAGAAATTGGAGAAGCTCACACTTGTGAAACTCATTTAATTCCATTAATTTTACAAGTTGCTCTAGGACAAAGAGAAAAAATTGCTATCTATGGAGATGACTATCCTACTCCTGATGGAACTTGCATAAGAGACTATATTCATGTAATGGATTTAGCAGATGCACATTATCTTGCTTTAAATAGATTGAGAAATGGTGGAGATAGTCAAATATTTAACTTAGGAAATGGAGAAGGTTTCTCTGTTAAAGAAGTTATAGAAGTTACAAGAAAAGTTACAGGACACCCTATTCCAGCAGAAGTTAGTCCTAGAAGAGCAGGAGATCCTGCAAGACTTATAGCTTCATCTAAAAAAGCTTTGGATACATTAAAATGGGTTCCTAAATATGATAAGTTAGAACAAATTATTGAAACTGCTTGGAACTGGCATAAAAATCATCCAAATGGATATGAAGACTAA